Proteins found in one Haloferax litoreum genomic segment:
- a CDS encoding DNA polymerase sliding clamp, with translation MFKAIVSAATLRDALDSVSVLVDECKIRLNEEDLAIRAVDPANVGMVDLTLDAAAFESYEADGGVIGVNLSRLEEVAGMAGSGDLIHLTLDEETRKLNIRIDGLSYTLALIDPDSIRQEPDIPDLDLPANIVLEGNHLDRGIKAADMVSDHIRLRVDSAEETFHVEAEGDTDDVDLSLPPADLISIEAGDADSLFSLDYLKDMNKAIPSDAEVTIELGEEFPVKLHYQIAEGMGTITYMLAPRIQSD, from the coding sequence ATGTTCAAGGCCATCGTGAGTGCCGCGACGCTCCGGGACGCGCTCGACTCAGTGAGCGTTCTCGTCGACGAGTGTAAAATTCGACTCAACGAGGAGGACCTCGCCATCCGCGCAGTCGACCCCGCGAACGTCGGCATGGTGGACCTCACGCTCGACGCTGCAGCATTCGAATCCTACGAGGCTGACGGCGGCGTCATCGGTGTCAACCTCTCGCGACTCGAAGAAGTCGCCGGCATGGCGGGTTCGGGCGACCTCATCCACCTCACGCTCGACGAGGAGACGCGTAAACTCAACATCCGCATCGACGGACTGTCGTACACGCTCGCGCTCATCGACCCCGACTCGATTCGACAGGAACCGGACATCCCGGACCTCGACCTGCCCGCGAACATCGTCCTCGAAGGCAACCACCTCGACCGGGGTATCAAGGCGGCCGACATGGTCTCCGACCACATCCGCCTCCGCGTCGACAGCGCCGAAGAGACGTTCCACGTCGAAGCAGAAGGCGACACCGACGACGTGGACCTCTCGCTTCCCCCGGCGGACCTCATCAGCATCGAGGCAGGGGACGCCGACTCGCTGTTCTCGCTCGACTACCTGAAGGACATGAACAAGGCGATTCCGTCGGACGCCGAAGTGACCATCGAACTCGGCGAAGAGTTCCCGGTCAAACTCCACTACCAGATTGCCGAGGGCATGGGCACCATCACGTACATGCTCGCCCCGCGCATCCAGAGCGACTAA
- a CDS encoding histidine kinase N-terminal 7TM domain-containing protein: MILCIIAASVSGSIATVAWWEGTEPGSRWFSVLLLAATLWAGSYALALVTFDPALRIWFQVPIEIAQGIIAPAWLAFSLAYTGRGELASRRLVVGLFLFPAVTVVALVTNPIHGLLWSNYRLVPVFDAATVQFDPNLWYYVHAVYGYVIIGAGIVLVVGMLLERLSRYREQAVALAIGSTAPTVAHVAHTLGLGPFPMVNFTPIALSVTGVTFGYALYRFQLFGLSPATGRLGRRAAIDDVAIGILVLDRKNRIVDANAAATSLLGFDIGSALFDPLPTVLPGVDPDEDRQLVDVTVDRRRRTYEVTMSPVTDQHDRRLGRTVSISDVTGRVRRRQRLEVLNRVLRHNLRNDMTVVMGYADMVSDRLPPGEQDITETIRTRSNALLSLGEKARTVERVMAGIDASARFDAAETVRSCITPVRSEFDSGSVSVDAPDSLLVSGSEPAAKLVVRELVENALEHGGDDPTVRVTLREENADLVVSVSDDGPGVPDYERTVVETGGESPLKHGSGLGLWAVRWTVDALGGRLTFDVDSGTTATVRLPHWCRFDGDDDDGGDDDDGVRHADSASS, encoded by the coding sequence GTGATACTCTGTATCATCGCGGCCAGCGTCTCTGGGTCTATCGCGACGGTTGCGTGGTGGGAGGGGACCGAACCCGGGTCGAGGTGGTTCTCGGTGCTGTTGCTCGCCGCGACGCTGTGGGCGGGGTCCTACGCGCTCGCGCTGGTCACGTTCGACCCGGCCCTCCGTATCTGGTTTCAGGTGCCTATCGAAATCGCACAGGGAATCATCGCGCCGGCGTGGCTCGCCTTCTCGCTGGCGTACACCGGTCGCGGCGAACTCGCGTCGCGTCGCCTCGTCGTCGGGTTGTTCTTGTTCCCGGCGGTCACTGTGGTCGCACTCGTGACGAATCCGATACACGGCCTCCTGTGGTCGAACTACCGACTCGTTCCCGTGTTCGACGCGGCGACGGTCCAGTTCGACCCGAACCTCTGGTACTACGTCCACGCAGTCTACGGATACGTCATCATCGGTGCCGGAATCGTCCTCGTCGTGGGGATGCTTCTCGAGCGACTCTCTCGGTATCGTGAGCAAGCCGTCGCACTCGCCATCGGGTCCACTGCACCGACTGTCGCCCACGTCGCACACACGCTCGGACTCGGTCCGTTTCCCATGGTGAACTTCACGCCAATCGCCCTCTCGGTGACGGGTGTGACGTTCGGATACGCACTCTATCGCTTCCAACTGTTCGGCCTCTCGCCAGCGACGGGGCGACTGGGGCGACGTGCCGCCATCGACGACGTGGCCATCGGCATCTTGGTCCTCGACCGGAAGAACCGTATCGTGGACGCCAACGCCGCCGCAACCTCGCTCCTCGGGTTCGACATCGGGTCGGCCCTGTTCGACCCACTCCCGACGGTCCTCCCCGGCGTCGACCCAGACGAGGACCGACAACTCGTCGACGTGACCGTGGACCGTCGACGCCGGACGTACGAGGTGACGATGTCGCCGGTCACAGACCAACACGACCGTCGCCTCGGTCGAACCGTCAGTATCTCTGATGTGACGGGGAGGGTGCGTCGCCGACAGCGTCTGGAGGTGTTGAACCGCGTCCTCCGGCACAACCTCCGAAACGACATGACCGTCGTGATGGGATACGCAGACATGGTCTCAGACAGACTCCCACCGGGCGAACAGGACATCACCGAGACGATTCGGACGCGGTCGAACGCCTTGCTCTCGCTCGGAGAGAAGGCCCGGACAGTCGAACGTGTCATGGCCGGCATCGACGCCAGCGCACGCTTCGACGCCGCTGAGACGGTCCGGTCGTGTATCACACCGGTTCGGTCCGAGTTCGACAGTGGGTCCGTGTCGGTGGATGCCCCAGATTCGCTTCTGGTCTCCGGCAGTGAACCTGCGGCCAAACTCGTCGTGCGCGAACTCGTAGAGAACGCGCTCGAACACGGCGGCGACGACCCGACAGTGCGCGTCACACTCCGCGAGGAGAACGCAGATTTAGTCGTCAGCGTCAGCGACGACGGCCCCGGCGTCCCAGACTACGAACGAACAGTCGTCGAGACGGGCGGCGAGTCTCCGCTCAAACACGGCAGCGGACTCGGCCTGTGGGCAGTTCGCTGGACCGTCGACGCACTCGGTGGCCGACTGACGTTCGACGTCGACTCGGGGACGACGGCCACGGTCCGACTGCCGCACTGGTGTCGGTTCGACGGTGATGACGACGACGGCGGCGACGATGACGACGGCGTTCGACACGCCGATTCGGCGTCATCCTGA
- a CDS encoding MFS transporter has product MSAPESAPVSDASVPPDATAKGTRRALAVVIAIVFIDLLGFGVVIPILPFYVRSFGVSDVFIGFLAASYSIMQFLFAPILGRISDQRGRRPVIMLSLVGSVLAWTVFGLAGEIDLLFGTTLAVATLFTSRMLAGAMGGNIATAQAYIADITPAERRAGALGLIGASFSLGFIFGPAIGGLMASDPVVTAARDVLPTVVPATRFSLPSFTAAALSLVSLVFAFVFLREPDRQRAPAGSSTTTLVTQFRDALSDDNLRGLVVSFFVVSVAFSGIQVMFIPFAADIYGYGETETALFLTYIGLLGTLNQGVVVGQLARRYSEAKLAVVGATGLMLSLALLPFSPEIGQYLPTIDGPAWFTPELLALLLVGALLSFGNGMLNVSLSTLVSTSASAEKQGNAFGVTQGAGSLGRTIGPPAMAALYVLTYWSPFVVGAVLIVPVIYVLASVARRPRVVGR; this is encoded by the coding sequence GTGAGTGCACCCGAGTCGGCACCGGTTTCTGACGCGTCTGTCCCACCTGACGCGACAGCGAAGGGCACGCGACGCGCCCTCGCCGTCGTCATCGCCATCGTCTTCATCGACCTCCTCGGGTTCGGCGTGGTCATTCCGATTCTCCCGTTCTACGTCCGCAGTTTCGGTGTCAGTGACGTGTTCATCGGTTTCCTCGCGGCGTCGTACTCAATCATGCAGTTCCTCTTCGCGCCTATCCTCGGTCGAATCTCCGACCAGCGTGGCCGTCGCCCCGTCATCATGCTCTCGCTGGTCGGGAGTGTCCTCGCGTGGACCGTCTTCGGCCTCGCGGGCGAAATCGACCTCCTCTTCGGAACGACGCTCGCGGTGGCGACGCTCTTCACGTCGCGGATGCTCGCGGGCGCGATGGGTGGCAACATCGCCACGGCACAGGCGTACATCGCCGACATTACACCGGCAGAACGCCGTGCTGGAGCGCTCGGACTCATCGGTGCGTCGTTCAGCCTCGGGTTCATCTTCGGCCCGGCAATCGGCGGCCTCATGGCCTCTGACCCGGTGGTCACCGCCGCCCGCGACGTACTTCCAACAGTCGTGCCGGCGACGCGTTTCTCGTTGCCGAGTTTCACGGCGGCGGCGTTGAGTCTCGTCAGCCTCGTGTTCGCGTTCGTCTTCCTCCGCGAACCTGACCGACAGCGCGCGCCCGCCGGGTCGTCGACGACGACGCTCGTGACGCAGTTCCGTGACGCTCTCTCCGACGACAACCTGCGCGGACTGGTCGTCTCCTTCTTCGTCGTGTCGGTGGCGTTCTCGGGCATTCAGGTCATGTTCATCCCCTTCGCGGCGGACATCTACGGCTACGGCGAAACCGAGACGGCGCTGTTTCTGACGTACATCGGCCTGCTCGGCACGCTGAATCAGGGAGTCGTCGTCGGACAACTCGCGCGGCGCTACTCGGAGGCGAAACTGGCAGTCGTCGGCGCGACTGGCCTCATGCTCTCGTTGGCACTGCTCCCGTTCTCGCCGGAAATCGGGCAGTACCTCCCGACAATCGACGGCCCGGCGTGGTTCACACCCGAACTGTTGGCGCTCTTGCTCGTCGGCGCACTGTTGTCGTTCGGTAACGGGATGTTGAACGTCTCGCTCTCGACGCTCGTCTCGACGTCCGCGTCGGCCGAGAAACAGGGGAACGCGTTCGGCGTCACGCAGGGCGCTGGCAGTCTCGGGCGGACGATTGGCCCGCCTGCGATGGCCGCCCTGTACGTCCTCACCTACTGGTCACCGTTCGTCGTCGGGGCGGTCCTCATCGTGCCTGTCATCTACGTCTTGGCGTCGGTGGCCCGACGCCCCCGAGTGGTCGGCAGGTGA
- a CDS encoding DUF7474 family protein — MPHFDYPCPDCRATTSLHDADCQFEGTPWVDVERAYVDIVSVLTGGPCDEETLRREAPGEWGALQQSALTRLKRDDRISEANSGVLRLLTAEEFREEVSEPTHEPMRTLFRYGSVPGCHDNAVFAMIAWYEMVGLSWPETRENVVNWLRETGTWDRGGFEEATPQELVEKKRHVYDAGYGWKEKATSAKRIIDRYRA, encoded by the coding sequence GTGCCGCACTTCGACTATCCGTGCCCGGACTGCCGCGCGACGACGAGCCTCCACGACGCCGACTGTCAGTTCGAGGGGACGCCGTGGGTGGACGTCGAACGCGCCTACGTCGATATCGTGTCCGTCCTCACCGGCGGACCGTGCGACGAGGAGACGCTTCGCCGCGAGGCACCGGGCGAGTGGGGTGCGCTTCAGCAATCTGCGCTCACGCGACTCAAGCGCGACGACCGAATCTCCGAGGCGAACTCCGGCGTCCTCCGTCTCCTCACCGCCGAAGAGTTCAGAGAGGAAGTGTCCGAACCGACCCACGAACCGATGCGGACGCTCTTCCGCTACGGGAGCGTCCCGGGATGTCACGACAACGCCGTCTTCGCCATGATTGCGTGGTACGAGATGGTCGGCCTGTCGTGGCCAGAGACGCGCGAGAACGTGGTGAACTGGTTGCGCGAGACTGGGACGTGGGACCGCGGCGGGTTCGAAGAGGCGACGCCACAGGAACTCGTCGAGAAGAAGCGCCACGTCTACGACGCCGGGTACGGGTGGAAAGAGAAAGCCACCTCGGCGAAGCGAATCATCGACCGGTACCGGGCCTGA
- a CDS encoding DNA primase large subunit PriL, with amino-acid sequence MRPLHARYPFFATAREAVESADVAIATLVAEDAPAVERGVERVERALMEGTVEAESPYSWDTKSELLSYPIARIIVSLVETPAAVDKYARAEAETAYERMLADFESGDDDINSDARASLDDVLREFDLTDAVRAEPAESAHRGPDHYWVDVGPYLTYCDPDWGDDWRLVNRALADGAVRVAREELYDLLREATRRRVAEGLPFTVRGSDAGDQLASALQPHVERLRNLLSDRGSVNVVYTDSVEPDLFPPCIQALLTQTRDGDDVPNEAAFTLAAFLVGVGLDPQAVGSVVGDEHAESLEARATILADSSGSQYAPPTCETMQAYDLCVNRDDRCDTISHPMKYYETATRDAAANDAAASDDD; translated from the coding sequence ATGCGCCCGCTCCACGCTCGATACCCGTTCTTCGCCACCGCCCGAGAGGCGGTCGAATCGGCAGACGTGGCTATCGCGACGCTCGTCGCCGAAGACGCCCCAGCAGTCGAGCGTGGGGTCGAGCGCGTCGAACGCGCTCTCATGGAGGGCACCGTCGAAGCCGAGTCCCCCTACTCGTGGGACACGAAGTCCGAACTCCTGTCGTACCCCATCGCCCGCATCATCGTCTCGCTGGTCGAGACACCGGCGGCGGTGGACAAGTACGCCCGCGCAGAGGCGGAGACGGCCTACGAACGCATGCTCGCCGACTTCGAGTCCGGCGACGACGACATCAACAGCGACGCTCGCGCGAGTCTCGACGACGTGCTCCGTGAGTTCGACTTGACCGACGCGGTACGAGCCGAACCGGCCGAGAGCGCCCATCGTGGCCCAGACCACTACTGGGTCGACGTCGGCCCGTACCTCACCTACTGTGACCCCGATTGGGGCGACGACTGGCGACTCGTCAACCGCGCACTCGCCGACGGCGCAGTTCGCGTCGCTCGCGAGGAACTCTACGACCTGCTCCGAGAGGCCACCCGCCGCCGCGTCGCCGAGGGCCTTCCGTTCACGGTCCGTGGAAGCGACGCGGGCGACCAACTCGCGTCTGCCCTCCAACCACACGTCGAGCGACTCCGAAACCTGCTGTCGGACCGAGGTTCGGTCAACGTCGTCTACACAGACTCGGTCGAACCCGACTTGTTCCCGCCGTGCATCCAGGCGCTCCTGACCCAGACGAGAGACGGCGACGACGTGCCGAACGAGGCGGCGTTCACGCTCGCGGCGTTCCTCGTCGGCGTCGGTCTCGACCCCCAAGCGGTCGGTAGCGTCGTCGGCGACGAACACGCCGAGTCGCTGGAAGCGCGCGCGACCATCCTCGCAGACTCCAGCGGGTCGCAGTACGCCCCACCGACCTGTGAGACGATGCAGGCGTACGACCTCTGTGTGAACCGCGACGACCGCTGCGACACGATTTCGCATCCGATGAAATACTACGAGACGGCGACCCGGGACGCGGCGGCGAACGACGCAGCAGCGAGCGACGACGACTGA
- a CDS encoding DUF7472 family protein has product MAIEAEMRRKIVVSMVAVGVFIALIVGIGATYNQSGLVEMGGLALVGAITAFVLVMAGIGVWLSRSS; this is encoded by the coding sequence ATGGCTATCGAAGCGGAGATGCGTCGGAAGATTGTCGTCTCCATGGTCGCGGTTGGGGTGTTCATCGCCCTCATCGTCGGCATCGGTGCGACCTACAACCAGAGCGGCTTGGTCGAGATGGGCGGCCTCGCTCTCGTGGGTGCTATCACGGCGTTCGTCCTCGTGATGGCAGGTATCGGCGTCTGGCTCTCTCGTTCGTCCTGA
- a CDS encoding SWIM zinc finger family protein, whose translation MRRKTTLPPDGLTGRARRARVEPMAVRPLRDGRYVVETDGGTYVVDVEARTCTCPDNAIRHARCKHLRRVAIEITTGLVPPPGRRRATCAVCGDETFVPMDARGPQLCHEHEHHAGDLVHDRETGSLLVVTRALHTRADETPTDVGRLVSEFETNAEYGDHEPVFEAVYLGSLPVDIGLSELGGLQAYRFPASRLSRVERGFVGTRSLGERLARA comes from the coding sequence GTGCGCCGGAAGACCACGCTCCCCCCAGATGGGTTGACTGGACGCGCACGCCGCGCGCGAGTCGAACCGATGGCCGTTCGCCCCCTCCGCGACGGCCGGTACGTCGTCGAGACGGACGGCGGCACCTACGTCGTCGACGTGGAGGCCAGAACCTGCACTTGCCCCGACAACGCCATCCGGCACGCTCGCTGTAAACACCTCCGCCGAGTCGCTATCGAGATTACGACTGGGTTGGTCCCGCCGCCAGGTCGCCGGCGCGCCACCTGTGCCGTCTGTGGCGACGAGACGTTCGTCCCGATGGACGCCCGTGGCCCGCAACTCTGTCACGAACACGAACACCACGCCGGTGACCTCGTCCACGACAGGGAGACGGGGAGTCTCCTCGTCGTCACGCGCGCACTCCACACCCGCGCCGACGAGACGCCGACAGACGTGGGGAGACTCGTCTCCGAGTTCGAGACCAACGCCGAGTACGGCGACCACGAACCGGTCTTCGAAGCGGTCTATCTCGGGTCGCTCCCCGTTGATATCGGTCTCTCCGAACTCGGTGGCTTGCAGGCGTACCGCTTCCCGGCGTCGCGACTCAGTCGCGTCGAACGAGGGTTCGTCGGCACGCGTTCGCTCGGCGAGCGACTCGCTCGGGCCTGA
- the hjc gene encoding Holliday junction resolvase Hjc — protein sequence MSSNRKGDRRERELVNKLDEAGFAVMRAPASGSATTRELPDVLAGNGDVFYAIEAKASSGRPIYLSGEEVEALVYFSRNFGAKARIAVRFDREDWYFFHPGDLYVTDGGNYRVKKETALADGEDFDSFVGGPTQTKLGDADD from the coding sequence ATGTCTTCGAACAGGAAGGGCGACCGACGCGAACGCGAACTCGTCAACAAACTGGACGAGGCCGGGTTCGCCGTCATGCGTGCCCCTGCCTCAGGAAGCGCGACGACGCGCGAACTCCCGGACGTGCTCGCGGGCAACGGTGACGTGTTCTACGCAATCGAAGCGAAGGCCTCCAGTGGCCGACCGATTTACCTCAGCGGCGAAGAGGTCGAAGCACTCGTCTACTTCTCTCGAAACTTCGGTGCCAAGGCGCGAATCGCGGTTCGATTCGACCGTGAAGACTGGTACTTCTTCCACCCCGGCGACCTCTACGTGACCGACGGCGGCAACTACCGCGTGAAGAAAGAGACGGCGCTGGCGGACGGCGAAGACTTCGACTCCTTCGTCGGCGGCCCGACACAGACGAAACTCGGCGACGCGGACGACTGA
- a CDS encoding ATP-binding protein yields the protein MGRLRGHGVKYGGFVVAAIGFFATRYTVLESIDAGASLGEFLLGQATFLTLGLGLTVFGIGLAVSSYEESFVDTVAAWSVLGTISMVLVLGLTFVGIGDTGEVSAVTQSTLVANVLIGGSIGGVLTGVRAAMNSRHRRELSKQADRLTVLNRILRHEVLNKVNVIRGYADLESGETASGASSLQVIQRNADRIDDSITELRAIVGPAGERPVPTDVPAALRTAIDDVRSTHETATVSLDIDAPEGVQALADAHVDTALQHLIENAVVHAGTAAPHVSVRLEARADRVVVHVEDEGPGIPNDVAAVVEERHLPEYDDPTTGFGLTLVRLLVVDKYGGVIDVEAGDSGSVVSVTLARPNDDGVDDTTGYGVPPWVLGVTVIAAVVAGVVMGLVSQALTGSLAIIGALYGVMNGGVGWVLHIFHSVVFGILFAVVVTRRNPWQVLQRPSAMTGLGVGYGLFLWVFASGFVMPIWLNAVGIPAPVPNLSTPILVSHGVWGAVFGALFAAGVGRRR from the coding sequence ATGGGTCGTCTCCGAGGGCACGGTGTCAAATACGGCGGGTTCGTCGTCGCTGCTATCGGCTTCTTCGCGACACGATACACGGTCCTCGAATCGATAGACGCCGGCGCGAGTCTCGGAGAGTTCCTCCTCGGGCAGGCGACGTTCCTCACGCTGGGACTCGGATTGACCGTCTTCGGAATCGGCTTGGCCGTGAGTTCCTACGAGGAGTCGTTCGTCGACACCGTCGCCGCGTGGAGCGTCCTCGGGACCATCTCGATGGTCCTCGTCCTCGGTTTGACGTTCGTCGGTATCGGGGACACCGGCGAGGTGAGCGCAGTCACGCAATCGACACTCGTCGCGAACGTCCTCATCGGCGGGTCTATCGGTGGCGTCCTGACCGGGGTTCGGGCAGCGATGAACAGTCGCCACCGCCGTGAACTCTCGAAGCAAGCAGACCGACTGACAGTACTCAATCGTATCCTCCGACACGAAGTCCTGAACAAAGTCAACGTCATCAGAGGGTACGCGGACCTCGAATCCGGGGAGACAGCGTCGGGCGCGTCGAGTCTGCAGGTCATCCAGCGAAACGCCGACCGTATCGACGACTCCATCACCGAGTTGCGGGCCATCGTCGGTCCGGCCGGTGAACGCCCGGTGCCGACAGACGTCCCCGCGGCCCTTCGGACTGCCATCGACGACGTTCGCTCGACCCACGAGACGGCGACAGTGTCACTCGATATCGACGCCCCCGAGGGTGTGCAAGCGCTGGCCGACGCGCACGTCGACACTGCACTCCAGCACTTGATAGAGAATGCGGTGGTCCACGCCGGCACGGCGGCTCCGCACGTCTCGGTCCGTCTCGAAGCGCGGGCAGACCGGGTCGTGGTCCACGTCGAGGACGAAGGCCCCGGCATCCCCAACGACGTTGCAGCAGTCGTCGAAGAACGACACCTCCCCGAGTACGACGACCCGACGACCGGATTTGGCCTCACGCTCGTTCGCCTCCTCGTCGTCGACAAGTACGGCGGCGTCATCGACGTCGAGGCCGGTGACAGCGGGTCCGTCGTGTCCGTCACCCTCGCACGGCCGAACGACGATGGCGTCGACGACACGACTGGGTACGGTGTGCCACCGTGGGTGCTCGGCGTCACCGTTATCGCGGCAGTCGTCGCTGGCGTCGTGATGGGCCTCGTGTCGCAAGCACTCACGGGGTCACTCGCCATCATCGGCGCACTCTACGGCGTGATGAACGGCGGCGTCGGGTGGGTCCTCCACATCTTCCACAGCGTCGTCTTCGGTATCCTCTTCGCCGTCGTCGTCACCCGTCGTAATCCGTGGCAGGTTCTCCAACGACCCAGTGCAATGACGGGCCTCGGCGTGGGGTATGGCCTGTTCCTGTGGGTCTTCGCCTCCGGGTTCGTCATGCCAATTTGGCTCAACGCCGTCGGCATCCCCGCACCCGTCCCGAACCTCTCGACACCAATCTTGGTCTCCCACGGCGTCTGGGGCGCCGTGTTCGGGGCGTTGTTCGCGGCGGGGGTCGGACGCCGTCGGTAG
- a CDS encoding adenosylhomocysteinase, translated as MSEHYAPVSEHLDDVEAARNEGRRKMDWALQHMPILQELRDQFEADKPLDGEVIGMAMHVEAKTANLVELLALGGAEVAITGCNPLSTHNDVSAALDANDDITSYAVRGVGDDDYYAAIDAVIAHEPTITVDDGMDMVFTIHEEYPELIDTILGGAEETTTGVHRLRAMDEDGELQYPVFAVNDTPMKTLFDNVHGTGESSLATIAMTTNLSYAGKNVVVGGYGYCGKGVAKKAAGQNADVIVTEVDPRRALEAHMEGYDVMPMEEAAKVGDVFITTTGNRDVITREDFENMKDGVLLANAGHFDIEINLEELSDLAVDQYEARDGVDAYEMEDGRRLNVLAEGRLVNLASPIALGHPVEVMDQSFGVQAVVVREIVQNGDAYDAGVHDVPDELDREVAEIKLDAEGIEFDSMTDEQREYMGSWAHGT; from the coding sequence ATGAGCGAACACTACGCTCCTGTCTCCGAGCATCTCGACGACGTCGAGGCCGCCCGGAACGAGGGACGCCGCAAGATGGACTGGGCACTCCAGCACATGCCCATCCTGCAGGAACTGCGTGACCAGTTCGAGGCCGACAAACCGCTCGACGGCGAGGTCATCGGGATGGCCATGCACGTCGAAGCCAAGACGGCGAACCTCGTCGAACTGCTGGCCCTCGGTGGCGCGGAAGTCGCCATCACCGGGTGCAACCCGCTTTCGACCCACAACGACGTGTCCGCCGCCCTCGACGCGAACGACGACATCACCTCCTACGCCGTCCGCGGCGTCGGTGACGACGACTACTACGCCGCCATCGATGCGGTCATCGCCCACGAACCGACCATCACCGTCGACGACGGCATGGACATGGTCTTCACCATCCACGAGGAGTACCCCGAACTCATCGACACCATCCTCGGCGGCGCAGAAGAGACCACCACGGGGGTCCACCGCCTGCGCGCGATGGACGAAGACGGCGAACTCCAGTACCCCGTCTTCGCCGTGAACGACACGCCGATGAAGACGCTCTTCGACAACGTTCACGGAACTGGTGAGTCGTCGCTGGCGACCATCGCCATGACGACCAACCTCTCGTACGCCGGCAAGAACGTCGTCGTCGGTGGCTACGGCTACTGCGGCAAGGGTGTCGCGAAGAAGGCCGCCGGCCAGAACGCGGACGTCATCGTCACCGAAGTCGACCCGCGTCGCGCCCTCGAAGCCCACATGGAGGGCTACGACGTGATGCCGATGGAAGAGGCCGCGAAAGTCGGCGACGTGTTCATCACGACCACCGGCAACCGCGACGTCATCACCCGCGAGGACTTCGAGAACATGAAAGACGGCGTCCTCCTCGCCAACGCCGGCCACTTCGACATCGAAATCAACCTCGAAGAACTGTCTGACCTCGCCGTGGACCAGTACGAGGCCCGCGACGGTGTCGACGCCTACGAGATGGAAGACGGCCGCCGCCTGAACGTCCTCGCAGAGGGGCGCCTCGTCAACCTCGCGTCGCCCATCGCACTCGGCCACCCCGTCGAAGTCATGGACCAGTCGTTCGGCGTCCAGGCAGTCGTCGTCCGCGAAATCGTCCAGAACGGCGACGCCTACGACGCCGGTGTCCACGACGTGCCGGACGAACTCGACCGAGAAGTCGCCGAAATCAAACTCGACGCGGAAGGTATCGAGTTCGACTCGATGACCGACGAACAGCGCGAATACATGGGCAGTTGGGCCCACGGGACGTAA
- a CDS encoding helix-turn-helix domain-containing protein: MLVIDNGTTMAEQELFALMSAPAVPDLLRVADEPLTVKELSCRAGVPLSTAYREVKRLHEASLLEKTIMVDHSDGRHVAQYCRTFETMEVRVTDDGLRIELAG, from the coding sequence ATGCTCGTTATAGACAACGGCACCACGATGGCCGAGCAAGAGCTGTTCGCCCTGATGAGCGCACCGGCAGTTCCCGACCTGTTACGCGTGGCCGACGAACCACTGACGGTCAAAGAGCTGAGTTGCCGCGCTGGCGTTCCACTCTCGACAGCCTACCGGGAGGTCAAACGCCTCCACGAGGCGTCCCTCCTGGAGAAGACCATAATGGTCGACCACAGCGACGGCCGACACGTCGCGCAATACTGCCGGACGTTCGAGACGATGGAGGTGCGCGTCACCGACGACGGCCTTCGTATCGAACTCGCCGGGTGA